One genomic window of Stenotrophomonas lactitubi includes the following:
- a CDS encoding response regulator transcription factor, which yields MSPTPTDASAPAPRVLVIDDETQIRRFLDISLRAQGYQVRQAATGQEGLQMAASEDMDLVILDIGLPDMEGHEVLEQLRQWSQVPVIMLTVRAGETEKVRALDNGANDYVTKPFGTQELMARVRALLRTRSVPTDGTPPVFDDGHLHVDLVRREVAIDGELVALTRKEYALLSLLLRNAGRVVTQPQILQEIWGPTHQHDTHYLRILVGKLRHKLGDSALDSRYLFTEPGVGLRFKG from the coding sequence ATGAGTCCGACCCCGACTGATGCCAGCGCACCGGCCCCGCGCGTGCTGGTGATCGACGATGAAACCCAGATCCGCCGGTTCCTGGACATCAGCCTGCGCGCGCAGGGCTATCAGGTGCGCCAGGCTGCGACCGGCCAGGAAGGCCTGCAGATGGCCGCCAGCGAGGACATGGACCTGGTGATCCTGGACATCGGCCTGCCGGACATGGAAGGCCACGAGGTGCTGGAACAGCTGCGGCAGTGGAGCCAGGTGCCGGTGATCATGCTGACCGTGCGTGCCGGTGAAACCGAGAAGGTGCGTGCACTGGACAACGGCGCCAACGACTACGTGACCAAACCCTTCGGGACCCAGGAGCTGATGGCACGGGTGCGGGCGCTGCTGCGCACACGCAGCGTACCGACCGATGGCACGCCGCCGGTGTTCGACGATGGCCACCTGCACGTGGACCTGGTGCGCCGCGAAGTGGCGATTGATGGCGAACTGGTGGCATTGACCCGCAAGGAGTACGCGCTGTTGTCGCTGCTGCTGCGCAATGCCGGGCGGGTGGTGACCCAGCCGCAGATCCTGCAGGAAATCTGGGGACCCACCCACCAGCACGACACCCACTACCTGCGCATCCTGGTCGGCAAGCTGCGGCACAAGCTGGGCGACTCGGCGCT
- a CDS encoding sensor histidine kinase has protein sequence MTDLRTRQANALVEGLQREAGGKLTVFLGAAPGVGKTYAMLTRAQEQLRRGVDLVVGLVETHGRADTQALLEGLPRLPLKDVAYHGHDLQEMDLDAVLARRPALVLVDELAHRNAPGSRHERRWQDVMELLDAGIDVWTTVNIQHLESLNDVVMRITGVRVSETVPDGVLDRLHDIVLVDLPPRELIARLQQGKVYVPEQAAQALQAFFSPANLTALRELAMQEAADRVDSSLREARAARGESNLPLRRGVLVAIDGGGQSEYLVRVARRIAERRDAPWTVVTVQGRRQDEATRREIDAAFALARRLGGDAELLHGSSIADALLDHAAHNGVSTLVLGRTRERPLARMFNRTLTQQLIQRGAHYEITIISTPQARARSRREGLLPPMRGISHEPLQALIATGLACAVAWLVERWVGMADLSMVFIVAVVLVAARTRASVAVMAAILCFLAYNFLFIAPRFTFAIGARQGVITVFLFLAAALVAGRLASRLRMQVIALRAANRHARARQQLGRQLASAAGNGEVAQAGRHALEQAMDVPAWLRIGADIAAGGRHLPGDTDLAAADWALRHGQPSGRFTDTLAGAQWWFLPLLDGEDRAIGVAGLYLPGAQARLLPEQRQLAEAMVDDIAQAALRTRLVAELEQAHVSNETERLRSALLSSVSHDLRSPLAAMIGSADSLASYGAAMDLADRRALLDTILVEGERLDRYIQNLLDMTRLGHEGLKINRDWIGVDELIGSAARRLQRYQPTVRLELDIPATLAPIWVHPALVEQAVFNVMENAAKFSPADAAVQVLARELDGQLRIDVIDAGPGIPDDERARIFDMFYSVERGDRGRHGTGLGLTICQGMIGAHGGSVQALPGRDGRGTLIRITLPLLKPASHDESDPD, from the coding sequence ATGACTGATCTGCGGACCCGCCAGGCCAACGCCCTGGTGGAAGGCCTGCAACGCGAAGCCGGTGGCAAGCTCACTGTGTTCCTGGGCGCTGCGCCGGGCGTCGGCAAGACCTACGCCATGCTGACCCGTGCGCAGGAACAGCTGCGCCGTGGCGTGGACCTGGTGGTGGGCCTGGTGGAGACCCACGGCCGCGCCGATACCCAGGCCCTGCTGGAAGGCCTGCCACGGCTGCCGCTGAAGGACGTGGCCTACCATGGCCACGACCTGCAGGAGATGGACCTGGACGCCGTGCTGGCACGCAGGCCGGCGCTGGTGCTGGTGGACGAGCTGGCCCATCGCAATGCGCCGGGCAGCCGCCATGAACGTCGCTGGCAGGACGTGATGGAACTGCTGGACGCCGGCATCGACGTCTGGACCACGGTCAACATCCAGCATCTGGAAAGCCTCAACGATGTGGTGATGCGCATCACCGGCGTGCGCGTCAGCGAGACCGTGCCCGACGGCGTGCTCGACCGCCTGCACGACATCGTGCTGGTCGATCTGCCGCCGCGCGAACTGATCGCGCGCCTGCAGCAGGGCAAGGTGTACGTGCCCGAGCAGGCCGCGCAGGCACTGCAGGCGTTCTTCTCGCCGGCCAACCTGACCGCATTGCGCGAACTGGCGATGCAGGAAGCGGCCGACCGCGTTGACAGCAGCCTGCGCGAAGCGCGCGCCGCCCGCGGCGAGAGCAATCTGCCCCTGCGACGCGGCGTGCTGGTGGCGATCGATGGCGGCGGCCAGAGTGAATACCTGGTGCGGGTGGCGCGACGCATCGCCGAACGCCGCGATGCACCGTGGACGGTAGTGACAGTGCAGGGACGCCGCCAGGACGAGGCGACCCGGCGCGAGATCGATGCTGCGTTCGCGCTGGCCCGCCGCCTCGGCGGCGACGCCGAGCTGCTGCACGGCTCCAGCATCGCCGACGCATTGCTCGACCACGCCGCGCACAACGGCGTGTCCACGCTGGTCCTGGGCCGCACCCGCGAGCGACCACTGGCGCGGATGTTCAACCGCACCCTGACCCAGCAGCTGATCCAGCGCGGCGCGCACTACGAGATCACCATCATCAGCACGCCGCAGGCGCGGGCGCGTTCCCGTCGTGAAGGCCTGCTGCCACCAATGCGTGGGATCAGCCACGAACCATTGCAGGCGCTGATCGCCACCGGCCTGGCCTGCGCGGTCGCTTGGCTGGTGGAACGCTGGGTGGGCATGGCCGATCTGTCGATGGTGTTCATCGTGGCCGTTGTGCTGGTAGCCGCGCGTACCCGCGCCAGCGTCGCGGTGATGGCGGCGATCCTGTGTTTCCTCGCCTACAACTTCCTGTTCATCGCGCCACGCTTCACCTTCGCCATCGGCGCACGGCAGGGCGTAATCACCGTGTTCCTGTTCCTGGCGGCGGCATTGGTTGCCGGACGCCTGGCGTCGCGCCTGCGCATGCAGGTGATCGCCCTGCGCGCGGCCAACCGCCATGCGCGCGCGCGCCAGCAGCTGGGCCGGCAGCTGGCCAGCGCGGCCGGCAACGGTGAAGTGGCACAGGCCGGCCGGCATGCGCTGGAACAGGCCATGGACGTGCCCGCCTGGCTGCGGATCGGCGCCGATATCGCCGCCGGTGGCCGTCACCTGCCCGGTGATACCGACCTGGCGGCAGCCGACTGGGCCCTGCGCCATGGCCAGCCCAGTGGCCGCTTCACCGATACCCTCGCTGGCGCGCAATGGTGGTTCCTGCCGCTGTTGGACGGCGAGGACCGTGCGATCGGTGTGGCCGGCCTGTACCTGCCAGGTGCGCAGGCGCGGCTGCTGCCCGAACAGCGCCAACTGGCCGAAGCGATGGTCGATGACATCGCCCAGGCGGCGTTGCGCACGCGCCTGGTGGCGGAGCTGGAACAGGCGCACGTCAGCAACGAGACCGAGCGGCTGCGCTCTGCCCTGCTCTCCTCGGTGTCGCACGACCTGCGTTCGCCGCTGGCGGCGATGATCGGCTCGGCCGACAGCCTGGCCAGCTACGGCGCGGCGATGGATCTGGCCGACCGCCGCGCCTTGCTGGACACCATCCTGGTCGAAGGCGAGCGCCTGGACCGCTACATCCAGAACCTGCTGGACATGACCCGGTTGGGCCACGAGGGCCTGAAGATCAACCGCGACTGGATAGGCGTGGATGAGCTGATTGGTTCGGCCGCCCGGCGCCTGCAGCGCTACCAGCCGACGGTGCGGCTGGAGCTGGATATTCCGGCGACGCTGGCACCGATCTGGGTGCATCCGGCACTGGTCGAGCAGGCGGTGTTCAATGTGATGGAGAACGCTGCCAAGTTCTCGCCGGCCGATGCCGCCGTGCAGGTACTGGCGCGCGAACTGGACGGTCAGCTGCGTATCGACGTGATCGATGCCGGCCCCGGCATTCCCGACGACGAGCGCGCGCGCATCTTCGACATGTTCTACAGCGTCGAGCGCGGCGACCGCGGCCGCCACGGCACCGGCCTCGGCCTGACCATCTGCCAGGGCATGATCGGCGCGCATGGCGGCAGCGTGCAGGCGCTGCCCGGGCGCGACGGTCGCGGTACCCTGATCCGCATCACCCTGCCCCTGCTCAAGCCAGCCTCCCACGATGAGTCCGACCCCGACTGA